The nucleotide window GGAGGCGCTCTCGGAGCGGGGCTTCACCACACCCACGGAGCCCCAGCGGGAAGCCATCCCGCCGCTCGCCGACGGGAGAAACGCCCTCGTCTTGGCCCCGACGGGCACCGGGAAGACGGAGACCGCAATGCTCCCCGTCTTCGACGCACTCGTCGAGGCCCGGAACGCGCCCGGCGACCCGCCGCGCGAAGGGATATCCGCCCTCTACATAACCCCGCTCCGCGCGCTCAACCGCGACATGATGGACCGGCTGGAGTGGTGGGGCGACCGGCTCGACGTCGAGGTCGCGGTGCGGCACGGCGACACCACGCAGTACGAACGCAGCAAACAGGCCGACGACCCGCCGGACGTCCTCATCACGACGCCGGAGAGTCTTCAGGCAATCTTGACCGGCTCGAAGATGCGGGTCGCGCTCGAAGACATCGAACACGTCGTGATAGACGAGGTCCACGAGCTCGCGTCGGCGAAGCGGGGCGCGCAGCTCACGGTCGGGCTCGAACGGCTCCGCCGGCTGTCCGGCCCCTTCCAGCGGGTCGGACTCTCCGCGACGGTCGGCGACCCCGAGGAGGTCGGGAAGTTCCTCGTCGGCACGGGGACGCGCGACCCCGACCGGCCCGGCGACCGCGCGTTCGAGACCGTCGAGGTCGCCGCCGGGACGCGGACCGACGTGCGCGTCCTCGACCCGGAGATTACGGACCGCGACACCGTCCTCGCCGGCAAGCTCGCGGTCGACGAGACGACCGCGAGCCACGTCCGAACGATCCGCGAGATCGTCGCCGACAACGACTCCACGCTGATCTTCGTCAACACGCGGCAGACCGCGGAGGCGCTCGGCTCGCGGTTCAAGACGCTCGCGGAGAACGAACGCGAGGCGACCGAACGCGGCGACGGAGAGCGCGACGGCGACACCGCCGACCCCGACGAAGTCACCGAGATCGAGCTCCACCACGGCTCGCTGTCGAAGGACGTGCGGATCGACGTGGAAGACCGGTTCAAGTCCGGCGACCTCGACGGCCTCGTCTGTACCTCCTCGATGGAGCTCGGCATCGACGTGGGCCGCGTCGACCACGTGGTCCAGTACGGCAGCCCGCGCGAGGTCGCTCGCCTCCTCCAGCGCGTCGGGCGCGCGGGCCACCGCCGCGATCTGGTCTCCGAGGGGACGGTCGTCACGCAGGGCGGCGACGACACGCTCGAAGCGATGGCGATCGCGCGCCGCGCCGGCGATGAACTCGTCGAACCGGCGAACATCCACCACGGAAGCTTAGACACGGTCGCGAACCAGATCGTCGGGGTCGTGATGGACGAGGGGGAGGTCCACGCCCGCGAGGCGTACCAAACGGTCACGAACGCCTACCCGTTCAGGAACCTCTCGGAGCCGGAGTTCCAGGAGGTCGTCCACGAACTCGACGGCAACCGGCTGCTGTGGCTCGACGAGGAGACGGACACGCTCGAAAAGTCGGGCGGGACGTGGCAGTACTTCTACGCGAACCTCTCGATGATCCCCGACGAGTCCACCTACGAGGTGTACGACATGTCCTCGCGGCGGCAGATTGGGACCTTAGACGAGCAGTTCGTCGTCAACTTCGCCGGGCCGGGCGAGACGTTCGTCCAGCGCGGCGAGATGTGGCGAATTACCGAGGTCGACGAGGAGGAGGAGCGCGTGAACGTCACGCCGATCCCCGACCCCACGGGCGAGGTCCCATCGTGGGTCGGTCAGGAGATCCCGGTCCCGAAGCCCGTCGCCGAGGAGGTGGGGAAGATCCGCGGCGAGGCCGCGGCCGCCCTCGACGCCGGGTCGACCCCCGAGGCGGTCGCCGCCGACCTCGCCGACCGATACCCGACTGACGAGGCGACGGTCGCGGCCGCGCTGACGACGGTCGTTGACCACGTCGACACCGGTCATCCCGTGCCGACGGACGACCGAATCGTGATCGAGGGGAGCGCCCACACCGTCGCGGTCAACGCCGCCTTCGGCCACGAGGTCAACGAGACGCTCGCGCGCCTGCTCGCGGCGCTCGTCGGCCAGCGCGCCGGGTCGTCGGTCGGGATGGACGTCGACCCGTACCGGATCGAGTTCGAGGTCCCCCACGGCGTCGACCCCGGGACCTTCCGCGAGGTGTTGGAGACGACCGACCCCGAGCGGTTGGAAGCGTACCTCGAACTCGCCGTCAAGAAGTCGGACGCGCTGAAGTTCACGCTCGCGCAGGTCGCCGCGAAGTTCGGCGCTGTCAAGCGGTACAAGGAGGGACGAGGCCGGTTCGGCGGCGACCGCCTGCTCGCCGCTCTTGAGGACACGCCCGTCTACGACGAGGCGCTGCGCGAAGTGTTCCACGCCGACCTCGCGGTCCCGGAGACGGCCGACCTGCTCGCGGAGATTCAGTCGGCGGCGGACGGCGGCGACGGCGTCGCGGTCGACATCGCCCGCGAGCGCACCCCGCTCGGCACCGCCGGTCGCTCGGCGGGCACGGAGTTCCTCGTGCCCGACAACGCCGACGCCGACGTGATCGAGACGGTCAGAGAGCGGATTCAAGACGACCGGGTAATCATCTTTTGTCTCCACTGTACGGACTGGAAACACACGACGAAGGTCCGGCGCGTCCGCGACCAGCCCGAGTGTCCCGACTGCGGGTCCACCCGGATCGCGGCGCTCAACCCGTGGGACGACGAGACGGTCGCCGCGGTGCGCGCGACGGAGAAGGACGACGAACAGGAGCGCCGCACCGAGCGTGCCCACCGCGCCGCGAGCCTCGTTCAGACCCACGGCAAGCGGGCGGTGATCGCGCTGGCGGCGCGCGGCGTCGGCCCCCACAACGCCGCGCGGATCATCAACAAGCTCCGCGAGGACGAAGACGAGTTCTACCGCGACGTGCTCAGACAGGAGCGCGAGTACGCGCGCACGCAATCGTTCTGGGATTAGCGCGCCGCGCCCCCGTTTGTCGACACGCTCGTTTTTAAGTGTCGGACGAACGAACCGGACGCCATGGACCTCTCCGCCGCGGTCACGGCCATGACGGCGACCCTCCGTCGACGCCCCGCCGACCTCCTCCCCTTTTACCTCCTCGGCACCGCCGTACCCGTGATCGCCCGCCTCGGAACGTTCGCCGCGCTCGCGGGTATCTACGCGTACCTTGAGGTGACCGGGCGGCTCGCGGCGGCCCGCGATGCGCTCGCCGGGGTCGAACCGCCGCCGGAGACGCAGGACCCGGAGGCGATTCAGGCGTGGGCCGAGGGGTTGGCCCCCGCGTTCGAGCCGCTGGTGACGCCGACCGTCGGGGCCATCTTCGCCGCCGGCGTGCTCGTCACAGTCGTCCTCGCGATCCTCTCGTACGCCGTCGTCTCGGCCGGCCAGCTCTCAGCCGTGATCGCCGCCCTCCGCGACGAGCGGGGCCTCGTCGGAGGGATCGCGGGCGCTCGGTCCCGCTGGCTCACGTTCCTCGGGCTGTACGTCGCCGAACTGCTCCTGTGGGCCGGGGTGATCGCG belongs to Halorubrum sp. DM2 and includes:
- a CDS encoding DEAD/DEAH box helicase, which codes for MAESSGMDAFAHLGGEIREALSERGFTTPTEPQREAIPPLADGRNALVLAPTGTGKTETAMLPVFDALVEARNAPGDPPREGISALYITPLRALNRDMMDRLEWWGDRLDVEVAVRHGDTTQYERSKQADDPPDVLITTPESLQAILTGSKMRVALEDIEHVVIDEVHELASAKRGAQLTVGLERLRRLSGPFQRVGLSATVGDPEEVGKFLVGTGTRDPDRPGDRAFETVEVAAGTRTDVRVLDPEITDRDTVLAGKLAVDETTASHVRTIREIVADNDSTLIFVNTRQTAEALGSRFKTLAENEREATERGDGERDGDTADPDEVTEIELHHGSLSKDVRIDVEDRFKSGDLDGLVCTSSMELGIDVGRVDHVVQYGSPREVARLLQRVGRAGHRRDLVSEGTVVTQGGDDTLEAMAIARRAGDELVEPANIHHGSLDTVANQIVGVVMDEGEVHAREAYQTVTNAYPFRNLSEPEFQEVVHELDGNRLLWLDEETDTLEKSGGTWQYFYANLSMIPDESTYEVYDMSSRRQIGTLDEQFVVNFAGPGETFVQRGEMWRITEVDEEEERVNVTPIPDPTGEVPSWVGQEIPVPKPVAEEVGKIRGEAAAALDAGSTPEAVAADLADRYPTDEATVAAALTTVVDHVDTGHPVPTDDRIVIEGSAHTVAVNAAFGHEVNETLARLLAALVGQRAGSSVGMDVDPYRIEFEVPHGVDPGTFREVLETTDPERLEAYLELAVKKSDALKFTLAQVAAKFGAVKRYKEGRGRFGGDRLLAALEDTPVYDEALREVFHADLAVPETADLLAEIQSAADGGDGVAVDIARERTPLGTAGRSAGTEFLVPDNADADVIETVRERIQDDRVIIFCLHCTDWKHTTKVRRVRDQPECPDCGSTRIAALNPWDDETVAAVRATEKDDEQERRTERAHRAASLVQTHGKRAVIALAARGVGPHNAARIINKLREDEDEFYRDVLRQEREYARTQSFWD